Within the Rhodothermales bacterium genome, the region TGGCGACGCTCAACTTCCACGAGTACTTCGACAGCGCCGAGGTGTACCAGCTTCCCGTGCGTCCGCGGGACGATTTGAGGCAGGCCACCGAACACACCGAGCACATCCGCGGCCGGCAACTTTTTGGCGACCACGTCACGTTCGCGTCCCTCAATACCCGGTTCATCAGCGGCGCAGCCATCAAGACCGGGATGTTATCCGAGGCATTTACCTACGACGACTTTATCATGCGGTATGGGAAAAACGCCATTCCGCTGTTTGTCATGCGGCCATCGGGTGTGTTGGCCGTGTTTACGACGGATAACGAGGTGAAGCCGCAGCCGGGCGATACGTTGATCGCCCTGATCAACCGGGCGGACCGCGTGGCCGGCGAGTCGGACGGCATGATGGCCCTCACCGAGCCGTCTCCTACGGTTGACGCATAAGCGCGATGGCCTCCGAAATCTCGCCTGCCGGCATCGACGCGAAAACGCGCCTCGTCACGTTGCTCGGCTACCCCCTCTCCCATTCCCTTTCGCCGATCATCCACAATGCGGCGTTTCGAGCGCAGGGCATCAACATGGTGTACCTGTGCCTCCCCGCGCCGCCGGAGGCGCTGCCGGCC harbors:
- a CDS encoding NAD-binding protein — encoded protein: ASSGIVPVVFMVVIGTVAIYGLTATPLARLLKLAHPNPQGALFIGAQSWVRRLAKVLQEQGFKVLLIDSDPRNVAHAQQAGLDARMAHVLSKDVIDELELSEMGRMLVMTPNEEINALATLNFHEYFDSAEVYQLPVRPRDDLRQATEHTEHIRGRQLFGDHVTFASLNTRFISGAAIKTGMLSEAFTYDDFIMRYGKNAIPLFVMRPSGVLAVFTTDNEVKPQPGDTLIALINRADRVAGESDGMMALTEPSPTVDA